The following are encoded in a window of Alosa sapidissima isolate fAloSap1 chromosome 10, fAloSap1.pri, whole genome shotgun sequence genomic DNA:
- the LOC121721222 gene encoding serine/threonine-protein kinase pim-3-like: MPKRPLSEPIPSSQGKSQVGRSRRVASTSTCSRRDVLPFSSGFSREPTTAPSTTPSTQHGHNRPESDRRQQPTQGPASPAAAAAPTGKSRRKRVYSDMGKKITQTSSGTTNVGNMASGVGSSERPSKLSGHSKVPKCPRAGDVGGSWAGPSSTDQKSTSRTASLQICQVNGSDKAEANKKPQAAQKRKMGSSDKGTSNQNTSTANPSIMKKRRSEPSTEKTPREPSDPTLPQATFESRYTVGEMLGKGGYGCVYAGTRKSDGLPVAIKVVARARALKYITMPADGVSLPLEVALMRIVSEPPECPNIVKLLEWFEGPIVFIFVLERPVPCMDLLNYCRRLPSRLSENQAKHIMRQVVLAAKHCRDRGVLHRDIKPENLLVNTDDVTIKLIDFGCGDLLKESPYDTFAGTNAFIPPEWWLQKSYQGRPATVWSLGVLLYNLLCGKLPFAGEGEVVSGHLQFSRGLSCECRNLIHWCLRKDPTKRPVLEEILQHKWFSTE, from the exons GTAAGAGCCAGGTGGGAAGAAGCCGCCGGGTTGCTAGCACCAGCACCTGCAGCAGGAGGGATGTCCTTCCTTTCAGCTCAGGCTTCTCCAGGGAGCCCACTACTGCACCCTCCACCACTCCGTCCACCCAGCATGGGCACAACAGGCCGGAGAGTGACCGCAGACAGCAGCCAACCCAGGGCCCAGCTTCACCTGCGGCAGCTGCAGCCCCCACTGGCAAAAGCAGGAGAAAGAGGGTCTACAGCGACATGGGGAAGAAAATTACTCAGACGTCCTCGGGTACCACAAACGTGGGCAACATGGCCTCAGGTGTGGGTAGCTCCGAGCGTCCTTCCAAGCTGAGTGGTCACAGCAAAGTGCCCAAGTGTCCAAGAGCAGGAGATGTTGGTGGTTCCTGGGCGGGGCCATCTTCCACTGACCAGAAATCCACATCAAGGACAGCATCACTGCAAATATGCCAGGTCAACGGTTCGGACAAGGCAGAGGCCAACAAGAAACCTCAAGCCGCACAAAAGAGGAAGATGGGTTCCTCGGACAAGGGGACATCTAACCAGAACACCAGCACGGCAAACCCATCAATTATGAAAAAGAGACGTTCTGAGCCTTCCACGGAAAAGACGCCAAGAGAGCCCTCTGACCCAACCCTCCCTCAAG CGACCTTTGAATCACGCTACACAGTTGGAGAAATGCTTGGTAAAGGAGGGTATGGATGTGTTTATGCAGGAACCAGAAAGTCTGATGGATTACCA GTTGCCATTAAGGTGGTCGCCAGGGCCCGTGCACTTAAATATATTACCATG CCCGCCGACGGCGTGAGCCTCCCTCTGGAGGTGGCCCTCATGAGAATAGTGTCGGAGCCCCCCGAGTGTCCCAACATCGTCAAGCTCCTGGAGTGGTTTGAGGGCCCCATCGTCTTCATTTTTGTCCTGGAGCGCCCCGTGCCCTGCATGGATTTATTGAACTACTGCCGGAGACTCCCAAGCCGCCTCAGTGAGAACCAAGCGAAGCACATCATGCGTCAGGTGGTCCTTGCTGCAAAACACTGCCGAGACCGTGGCGTTCTACATCGTGACATTAAGCCAGAGAACCTCTTGGTGAACACTGACGATGTGACTATCAAACTTATTGACTTTGGCTGTGGAGACCTCTTGAAAGAGAGCCCCTATGACACATTTGCTG GCACAAATGCATTTATCCCACCAGAGTGGTGGTTACAGAAAAGCTACCAGGGCCGCCCTGCCACCGTTTGGTCCCTGGGTGTGCTGCTCTATAACCTCCTCTGTGGCAAGCTGCCATTTGCGGGCGAGGGCGAGGTTGTCTCTGGACACCTGCAGTTCAGCAGGGGACTATCCTGTG AATGCCGCAATCTCATTCACTGGTGTTTGAGGAAAGACCCAACCAAACGGCCAGTCCTGGAGGAAATCCTCCAGCACAAGTGGTTCTCCACAGAGTAG